In the Thermodesulfovibrio yellowstonii DSM 11347 genome, one interval contains:
- a CDS encoding plasmid mobilization protein — MAKYVRIYMSESDYELIERMAKNSGKGISTLAREILLNGLKQELRDTNLLNRLIQKIENLSDSQPQTLPVQQLQSERLEELRNLIFAVYLVARNTLLNSSIPEATKHSLMNFFERHEREVFGGTLYEIFGLKKSE; from the coding sequence ATGGCTAAGTATGTAAGGATTTATATGAGTGAAAGTGATTATGAATTGATTGAGAGAATGGCTAAGAACTCTGGTAAGGGAATAAGCACACTGGCAAGAGAGATTCTTTTAAATGGACTTAAGCAAGAACTAAGGGATACAAACCTCTTGAACCGACTCATTCAGAAGATAGAGAACCTCTCAGACTCACAGCCACAGACCCTGCCGGTGCAGCAGTTACAGAGTGAAAGGTTAGAGGAGTTGAGAAACCTCATTTTTGCAGTCTATTTAGTGGCACGAAATACTTTGCTCAACTCAAGCATTCCAGAGGCAACCAAGCACAGCCTGATGAACTTTTTTGAACGCCATGAGAGAGAGGTATTTGGTGGGACTCTTTATGAAATTTTTGGCTTAAAGAAATCTGAGTAA
- a CDS encoding type IV secretion system DNA-binding domain-containing protein codes for MKEGYKEAKTYKGFEKWFHELQMSFKMHVYTFMIVLLIHLLIPAVYMILFQPKLLGTVIQVFTGFYVQLWPKALEVLFKKGFWIFLLATPVWLLYPILLTKFKLKAKAIVKDEHMRGQRIVEPSELISLIRRDHPQIGIFHIGRIPIPKQYETTHFFVVGKSGSGKTTMLNQVIEKIRQKKHKAVIYDTKGDYIAKFYNPEKDLIFNPLDSRTLHWNIFDELYLVSDIESFAYSLIPPVPSGHEDEYFITGAREVFYSILYYLYATNQRTMSALWQTVSQGEAGVIETLKTAVNHYKLDDCKRGLGLLEGYEKGVKSASDIISTMKKYSNCFKYVEHHQSSFKIQDWLTKQDSGFLFLVNYDKIKNVLKPLASVLLEQLGNAALTLPDDRERRLFFVLDEFASLQRMPKFVDFLERGRSKGISLWIATQDINQIEKEYGNRTMNTIINNCTTTVAFAVQDVNTSEYLSKFLGDREILETDESLSMGPADLRDGLSLTRRRKTDRLILPSEFALLPVFHFYIKIGEYPISKSRIDLKIYPDTQPSYIPDENRFRIATVSEQSEQAQEQVIK; via the coding sequence ATGAAAGAGGGTTACAAAGAGGCAAAAACCTATAAAGGCTTTGAAAAGTGGTTTCATGAGTTGCAGATGAGTTTTAAGATGCACGTTTACACGTTCATGATAGTGTTACTTATTCACTTGCTTATTCCTGCAGTTTATATGATTTTATTTCAGCCAAAACTGCTTGGAACAGTGATTCAGGTTTTCACTGGTTTTTATGTGCAGTTATGGCCAAAGGCATTAGAGGTTTTATTCAAAAAAGGCTTCTGGATATTTCTTCTTGCCACTCCTGTATGGCTACTGTATCCGATATTGCTTACTAAGTTTAAGTTGAAAGCAAAGGCAATAGTAAAAGATGAACACATGAGAGGGCAGAGGATAGTTGAGCCATCTGAATTAATATCGCTTATAAGGAGAGACCATCCTCAAATCGGAATATTTCATATAGGCAGAATACCGATACCAAAGCAGTATGAGACGACACACTTCTTTGTGGTAGGTAAGAGTGGTTCAGGAAAAACCACAATGTTGAATCAGGTTATAGAAAAAATTAGACAAAAAAAGCATAAGGCAGTAATCTATGACACCAAAGGAGACTATATAGCAAAATTCTACAATCCAGAAAAAGACCTCATATTCAACCCTCTTGATAGCCGAACCCTACATTGGAACATATTTGATGAACTCTATCTTGTTAGTGACATTGAGTCTTTCGCTTATTCTCTGATTCCACCAGTACCAAGTGGGCATGAAGATGAATATTTCATAACAGGAGCAAGAGAGGTTTTTTATTCTATCCTCTATTATCTTTATGCCACCAACCAAAGAACCATGTCTGCTTTATGGCAAACAGTTTCACAGGGAGAGGCAGGAGTGATTGAAACCTTAAAGACAGCAGTGAACCACTACAAACTTGATGACTGCAAAAGAGGTTTAGGATTGCTTGAGGGATACGAAAAAGGAGTGAAATCAGCAAGTGATATTATTTCCACCATGAAGAAATACAGTAACTGTTTTAAGTATGTAGAACACCACCAGAGTAGTTTCAAAATTCAGGACTGGTTAACCAAACAAGACAGTGGATTTCTTTTCTTGGTGAACTATGACAAAATCAAAAACGTGCTAAAGCCTCTTGCTTCAGTCCTTCTTGAACAACTTGGCAATGCAGCCTTGACTTTGCCAGATGATAGAGAAAGACGATTATTCTTTGTCTTAGATGAATTTGCCTCACTTCAGAGAATGCCAAAGTTTGTAGACTTCCTTGAGAGAGGTAGAAGTAAGGGGATCTCTCTCTGGATAGCCACGCAGGATATCAACCAGATAGAGAAAGAATATGGCAACCGAACCATGAACACAATCATAAACAACTGCACAACTACGGTAGCCTTTGCAGTGCAGGATGTAAACACAAGTGAGTATCTTTCAAAGTTTCTTGGTGATAGGGAGATTCTTGAAACTGATGAATCTCTCTCTATGGGACCAGCAGACCTCAGAGATGGATTAAGCCTTACAAGACGGAGAAAGACAGACAGGCTAATTCTTCCAAGTGAGTTTGCTTTACTTCCTGTATTTCATTTCTACATCAAGATTGGTGAGTACCCAATATCAAAAAGCCGAATAGACCTGAAAATATACCCAGATACCCAGCCAAGCTATATTCCTGATGAAAACAGGTTCAGAATAGCAACTGTATCGGAACAGTCAGAACAGGCTCAGGAGCAGGTAATCAAGTGA